One genomic region from Spirosoma sp. KCTC 42546 encodes:
- a CDS encoding glycoside hydrolase family 65 protein, whose amino-acid sequence MKHYITQDPWNIVEEGFYRDFNEITESLMSIGNGRLGQRGNFEEKFTGKTLQGNYVAGVYYPDKTRVGWWKNGYPEYFAKVLNAANWIGIDIDIEYESLDLNQCEVRDFRRVLNMQEGYLERSFVAVLKSGKELQINAKRFCSIVDDESGAIRYAIKPLNFDAKITITPYIDGDIRNRDANYDETFWDEVRKETAYGEAYIELRTRKTGFHVATGMCVEIEQDGVKVDFQSQPIKYEKYVANRMTLDCRKGQETVIYKYAVNLSSLNYDSDTIIKDAHQYIQRITRKGFEKMLFEQKQAWADKWKTNDIIIDGDVAAQQGIRFNIFQLNQTYTGEDERLNIGPKGFTGEKYGGSTYWDTEAYCLPFYLSTADQKVAKNLLVYRYKQLGKAIENAQKLGFRAGAALYPMVTMNGEECHNEWEITFEEIHRNGAIAYAIYDYVRYTGDEQYLVEYGLEVLIAISRFWSQRVNWSKAKEQYVMLGVTGPNEYENNVNNNWYTNYLAAWTLRYTVEAVGKVKALDWDKYAELIDRIHFREERELATAKQIIERMYLPQDEKLGVFLQQEGFLDKDLMPVSDIPKGQRPINQNWSWDRILRSCFIKQADVLQGLYFFEDEFDTDTLRRNFEFYEPMTVHESSLSPCVHSIQASKLGMKEKAYEMYLRTARLDLDDYNNDTEDGCHITSMAGTWLAVVKGFGGLRIEHEKVVLDPYCPDNWQSLSFKIRFRGALLQVTTTQQNVTVQNSSAQPITIKLNGKEVTVAGEGKKTVEIKVSNLKV is encoded by the coding sequence ATGAAACACTACATTACTCAAGATCCCTGGAACATTGTTGAAGAAGGGTTTTACCGTGACTTTAATGAGATTACCGAAAGCCTCATGTCTATTGGCAATGGCCGATTAGGGCAGCGGGGAAATTTCGAGGAGAAATTTACCGGCAAAACCCTACAGGGGAATTATGTGGCCGGCGTTTATTATCCCGACAAAACCCGCGTGGGCTGGTGGAAAAACGGCTACCCCGAATACTTCGCTAAAGTGTTGAATGCTGCTAACTGGATTGGTATCGACATTGATATCGAGTACGAATCTCTGGATCTGAATCAATGCGAAGTCCGTGATTTTCGGCGTGTGCTGAACATGCAGGAGGGGTATCTTGAACGATCCTTTGTAGCTGTTCTCAAAAGCGGTAAAGAACTTCAGATCAATGCCAAACGGTTCTGCTCCATTGTTGATGATGAGTCGGGGGCAATCCGTTATGCCATCAAACCGCTGAATTTCGACGCTAAAATCACTATTACGCCCTACATTGATGGCGATATTCGTAACCGGGACGCCAACTACGACGAAACGTTCTGGGATGAAGTGCGTAAGGAAACAGCTTATGGCGAAGCCTATATTGAACTTCGTACCCGTAAAACGGGCTTCCACGTGGCTACCGGTATGTGTGTGGAAATTGAGCAGGATGGCGTGAAGGTAGATTTTCAGTCGCAGCCGATCAAGTACGAAAAGTACGTCGCCAACCGCATGACCCTCGATTGTCGAAAGGGGCAGGAAACAGTTATTTACAAATACGCGGTCAACCTATCGTCGCTTAATTACGATTCGGATACCATCATCAAAGATGCCCATCAATATATCCAGCGGATTACGCGGAAGGGATTCGAGAAAATGCTGTTTGAGCAAAAGCAGGCCTGGGCGGATAAGTGGAAAACCAACGACATTATCATCGACGGGGATGTGGCGGCCCAACAGGGTATCCGGTTCAATATCTTCCAGTTGAATCAAACCTATACCGGCGAAGACGAGCGATTGAACATTGGTCCCAAAGGCTTTACGGGCGAGAAATATGGTGGCTCGACCTACTGGGATACAGAAGCCTACTGCCTGCCCTTCTACCTGTCAACTGCCGACCAGAAAGTGGCCAAAAACCTGCTGGTTTATCGGTACAAACAACTCGGTAAAGCCATCGAAAATGCACAAAAACTAGGCTTCCGAGCGGGTGCTGCGCTTTACCCGATGGTGACGATGAACGGCGAAGAGTGCCATAACGAATGGGAAATTACCTTCGAGGAAATTCACCGAAATGGGGCCATAGCCTACGCCATTTACGATTACGTTCGTTACACGGGTGATGAGCAGTATCTGGTTGAATACGGTCTGGAAGTACTCATTGCCATCAGCCGTTTCTGGAGTCAGCGTGTCAACTGGTCGAAAGCAAAAGAGCAGTATGTTATGCTGGGCGTAACTGGCCCCAACGAGTACGAAAACAACGTTAACAACAACTGGTACACCAATTACCTGGCCGCCTGGACCCTTCGCTACACGGTAGAGGCTGTTGGCAAAGTAAAAGCTCTTGACTGGGATAAATATGCTGAACTGATCGATCGGATTCACTTTCGCGAAGAGAGGGAATTGGCTACCGCTAAGCAGATTATTGAAAGAATGTACCTGCCTCAGGATGAGAAGTTGGGGGTTTTCCTTCAGCAGGAAGGGTTTCTGGATAAAGACCTGATGCCTGTTTCGGACATCCCGAAAGGTCAGCGGCCTATTAACCAGAACTGGTCATGGGATCGGATTTTGCGGTCATGTTTTATCAAACAGGCCGATGTATTGCAGGGACTCTATTTCTTTGAAGATGAGTTCGATACCGATACACTCCGGCGAAATTTTGAATTCTACGAACCCATGACAGTGCATGAGTCATCGTTGTCGCCCTGCGTTCATTCCATTCAGGCGTCGAAGCTGGGGATGAAAGAAAAGGCTTACGAAATGTACCTCCGCACCGCCCGGCTTGACCTCGACGATTACAACAACGACACCGAAGATGGCTGCCACATTACGTCGATGGCTGGTACCTGGTTGGCAGTTGTGAAAGGATTTGGGGGGCTACGTATTGAACATGAAAAGGTTGTTTTGGATCCTTACTGTCCTGATAACTGGCAGTCGCTTTCGTTCAAGATTCGGTTCCGGGGGGCCTTATTGCAGGTGACAACCACTCAGCAGAATGTAACGGTTCAAAATTCTTCAGCACAACCCATCACCATCAAGTTGAATGGTAAAGAGGTAACTGTGGCAGGAGAGGGGAAGAAAACGGTGGAGATAAAAGTCAGTAATCTGAAAGTATAG
- a CDS encoding DinB family protein: MQKLTTAQELQTRLSAVLATVETEFSPLTDAQLRWKPAPDSWSILECLQHLNLAERFYIRNIQHKVDKLGLLQANPADQVLNSDWIGKAMLYAVDPQVKMKIPAPGMVRPRPAADLVPTEVMSQFVELQTLLRTLLDKAVYLDWNQDKVMTLFGNWLKIRLGDAFLMLVAHTERHMKQAMRVKAEMATFATTTNNL; encoded by the coding sequence ATGCAAAAACTCACCACTGCCCAGGAACTCCAAACGCGCCTTTCGGCTGTTTTAGCAACGGTCGAAACCGAGTTTTCACCGCTCACGGATGCTCAATTGCGCTGGAAACCCGCACCTGACAGCTGGAGTATTCTGGAATGCCTGCAGCACCTGAACCTGGCTGAACGATTCTATATCCGAAACATTCAGCATAAGGTGGATAAGCTCGGTTTACTACAGGCTAATCCAGCCGATCAGGTACTTAACAGCGATTGGATTGGTAAAGCAATGCTGTATGCTGTTGATCCTCAGGTGAAAATGAAAATTCCTGCGCCGGGAATGGTTCGTCCACGGCCAGCCGCCGACCTGGTGCCTACGGAGGTTATGAGCCAGTTTGTTGAGCTACAAACCTTACTTCGAACTCTACTGGATAAAGCTGTTTACCTGGACTGGAATCAGGATAAGGTAATGACCCTGTTTGGTAACTGGCTCAAAATCCGACTGGGTGATGCCTTTCTGATGCTGGTGGCCCATACCGAACGACACATGAAGCAGGCCATGCGCGTAAAAGCGGAAATGGCTACTTTTGCGACTACGACTAATAACCTGTGA
- a CDS encoding NTP transferase domain-containing protein gives MGGEPKQLLTYKGQSLIRRVTENALALQRGPVVVVLGANRARIVPELAGLPITLVDNPSWPTGQASSLKTGLAGLYLTHKDIEAVLVLHTDQPLVSLGLLLHMFDVRKEEGKKIVACRYDTQLSVPALFDRNYINELLQLQGDKGVKWVIGKHRNDCSEVPFEAGAIDLDSKRDVDLFQQAQFS, from the coding sequence ATGGGCGGTGAACCAAAACAGTTATTAACCTATAAAGGCCAGTCGCTGATTCGACGGGTAACCGAAAATGCGCTGGCCTTGCAACGAGGGCCAGTGGTGGTGGTATTGGGTGCCAATCGTGCCCGGATTGTGCCTGAGCTGGCTGGTTTGCCAATTACACTGGTCGATAATCCAAGCTGGCCAACGGGGCAGGCCTCATCGCTGAAGACAGGGCTGGCAGGACTTTATTTGACCCATAAAGATATTGAAGCCGTATTGGTATTGCATACCGATCAACCACTTGTTTCTCTTGGACTACTCCTGCATATGTTCGATGTTCGGAAGGAGGAAGGGAAAAAGATTGTTGCCTGCCGTTATGATACGCAACTCAGCGTACCTGCCCTGTTCGATCGCAATTACATAAATGAACTGCTTCAGCTCCAGGGGGATAAAGGTGTAAAATGGGTCATCGGGAAGCATCGCAACGACTGCTCCGAAGTGCCATTCGAAGCCGGAGCCATCGACCTCGACTCAAAGCGCGACGTTGATTTGTTTCAACAAGCACAATTTTCTTAA
- the truA gene encoding tRNA pseudouridine(38-40) synthase TruA: MRYFLQLAYRGTKYHGWQRQPNGISVQEVLESALATVLRQPISIVGSGRTDAGVHAGQQFAHFEFDAPLTGYLIRSLNSLLPPDIAVYECFPVRADDHARFTATSRYYQYQISRRKDPFRDGLVYVFTLPLDVKAMNEAAATLLNHADFESFSKVKTDVKTFNCQIELAYWEEKPTGDLVFHIKANRFLHGMVRAIVGTLLAVGQGRISSSEFEQIILARDRRRAGRAAPAEGLSLMEVGYPEEVFKKRKNE, encoded by the coding sequence ATGCGTTATTTTCTACAACTGGCTTACCGGGGCACAAAGTATCACGGCTGGCAGCGACAGCCGAATGGCATCAGTGTGCAGGAGGTTCTTGAATCAGCTTTAGCAACCGTGCTCCGGCAACCCATTTCTATCGTTGGGAGTGGTCGAACCGATGCGGGTGTTCATGCTGGCCAGCAATTTGCTCACTTTGAGTTCGATGCACCCTTAACCGGATACTTGATTCGGTCGCTGAATAGTTTGCTTCCACCCGATATCGCCGTTTATGAGTGCTTTCCGGTGAGAGCAGACGATCACGCCCGTTTCACGGCTACCTCTCGTTATTACCAATACCAGATTAGCCGACGAAAAGACCCATTTCGGGATGGATTAGTCTATGTGTTCACCTTGCCGCTGGACGTAAAGGCCATGAATGAAGCGGCTGCAACGTTGCTGAATCATGCCGATTTTGAGAGTTTCAGCAAGGTGAAGACGGATGTGAAGACCTTCAATTGTCAGATTGAACTGGCTTATTGGGAGGAAAAACCCACCGGCGATTTAGTTTTTCATATTAAAGCCAATCGGTTTTTACACGGCATGGTTCGTGCCATTGTCGGTACGTTGCTGGCAGTAGGGCAGGGGCGGATAAGTAGTTCCGAATTTGAACAGATAATTCTGGCCCGGGATCGCCGTCGTGCCGGTCGGGCAGCTCCTGCCGAAGGGCTGTCGTTGATGGAAGTAGGGTATCCTGAAGAGGTGTTTAAAAAGCGAAAAAATGAGTGA